One Glycine soja cultivar W05 chromosome 7, ASM419377v2, whole genome shotgun sequence genomic window, TCATATATGTGTTTGGGAGGGGGTGGGGGCATGAAATGACAATCTTTAGCTAGCTACCAGTATAAATTAGAAGTATGAATTATATGTAAAGTGTCTACATTTACCTCAAAATCAGTGTGTTGTATACCAGCTTTGGAGGAGCTGTGAGGACTTCTGCTTCTGCCATGCAGAACATATTATAAAACTCAAGAGACGAAAGCAACAACAGAAAATTGCACAGATAATAAATGCTTTACAACCCATTCAAGTTTCTCCGGGTATATGTGACAGAGTGTTGTCACTGACAACACAGACTTCAGTCATATGAAAGAATGTAATACAATAAGGAAGGCTGTACCTATTTTACAATGCCTAACCATAACAGTAAAAGTTTTCACCCATAATACGAGGTGCCTGAATTAAAAGCTTCCAAATAAATGTCATAAATATgaaacaatttaataataaaaaaataaaaataaaaataaaaacttggtGCTTAAGTGTCCATAATGTTACTTGTAAAGGGGCTTTACAATTTAATCACAACATAAACTCTTGTCTAACATACTATTAGCATAAATAAGTACCATTTCAAGGCTAACTTACAGTACCAGAACGCAAAACCTTGTTGCAGTGACAACCAAggtaaaacttattttacatttcTGGTTCCGTTGATTACTAAACTAAAATTTTTGATGTTGTACTCCTATGCTTTACTGATTTGCAAATGCTACAACTTATAAGCTTAAATGATCacaaaaaagtcaaaaaaaaaatccacctATGCTTACTTTCAATCCTAGGTAGCAAGAGAAACACAAAATAAAGACAATTGACTTTCATCTCCAATGACTGCTTAAACTGCAATATGACCAGCAAATCAAGTCGACCGATCATATTTATAAGTCACAAAAGTGTGCCGTGCAGAGGAGACATCAAATCAACAATGTGATAAAAAGACTACTCGACATACATATGTATATACATTCACAAATTATAACAAATATGTATATACATACAATTATGCATACACAATATCATGAAGCAGTGGCAAATccagttgattttattttatgctttctttttttaaaatgttgcaaaggttaaagaaaaagaaaagcaaaatagAGACATTGAACTTTCTAACACAATCCAAGCATCTTCAccaacttattttatataaaacaaagaagaaaaaagtgagaaattctggatctataatttttttgttaccaATGGCAGACTCTTCTTCAATGTGCCGCAGAAGCTCATTTGCTTCTTCATCCGATCCAACAGTAACAGGCGACCCTCCAAAACTCATATGATTATACTCCAACAACTTTTCCTCATTAAATTTATACCCAGCTTCTGAAACAAACACATCCAATTCAACACAACACAAGCCTAAACTAACCAACCAGTAACCACAATTCACACCAAAGCTGAACCGTTACCTCGTCGGGCATTCATCCGTTTCTCGAAGAGCCGAACCGGGTCCATCCCCTCCAAGCACGCTGCATAGATTATCGACCTGCACAAAGGACTCTTGTCACAAACCAGAGTAACAAGTCTAATAAATTTATGTTGCTGTGAAGAGGGGAACGGAGAGATTTATACTTACAGTGTAAATAGGAGTTATAATATAAGGTTATGTTGGTGATTGTGGATGGGAGTTTAAGGGTTAAAGGGAGAAGAGTTCGTGGGTTCGAACTTTGAATTCCCACTAATATACTAACAttgacagataaaaaaaaaaaaacttacagagCGAGTTCTCTGGCGGCGCGGGGGCTGCAGAAGCGGCCGGTCTTGTCGATTTTGGGCAGAGAGGGAGAAGAACTGTTGTTGTCGGGTTTGTCCAGAACGGGAGTTTCGTGTGGCGCGAGTGCGAAGGTGGAAGTGCGGAGAGAGGTGCGAAGGTGGAAGTGCGGAGAGAGGTGCGAAGGGAAAACGCTGCGTTTTGGGGGAGGGAGAGATGGGTTGGTAGTGAAGAAGGGAAAGAAGAGCGTTGAGGAATGGGGATTCTGGGTTTAGGAGCtgcagaggaagaagaaggggaAGGACACACAGGAAGCAAGACTCCCTCCATTGCAACCGAAGATAATTGCAAGTATCTCACATATTCTTAACGTATATACACTACTAGTTATggtaaatgataaataaatataaatattatattcttataggcaaaattaagttaaatataaaCATTATGATAAAAACGGTTATCCACACACCATTTTTTAGTATGAGGGCATTAACTACTAACaccataaatatttaaaaaaatcaataaattcttttgtattaataagtttgatttaaaaatataatttattattcaattttaaagtaattatttctCTCTCATTTCTCATATCAATCAATATCTCTCAACTATCaccattatataaatatattgtaaaaaatttgtattataaaattaaatgtacattttaatttatagtactttttataatttaaggAACATATTaagcaaaaataaatcaaagtaacatgaaaattttaatttgtatataataCACAATAAACAAACAATTGAATATAAAGAAATGATGAACATGATAATTATATAAGACAccaagggaaaaaaaagaatgCATGATCATGAGTGGGAGTTCTAGGGTTTCTAAAGGACTCGAGGGGTCTAGTAGTGGTTTGGGAGGCGCTGCCACAGTGTCAACAACCTCAAAGACAAGAGTACTAAGGTCAAAATCTCAAGGGAAGAAGGACTTGTTCCAACGATGTCTATGGCATATAAGGATAAATTGGTGGGTTTGGATGTTGCTATGTGTTAGGTCGAAAGACATTTATGTCTTAAGACGAATCAGAACcatcaattattttgattatatataaacaaataaaaaggttAAAAGTTGTGTCATATGTGCTACCAAAGCATGTTCCACAAAGTCTAAGTTTGATGTTTCAAATGGTAATAATGATATGATACAACATTAGAGTTGacatttaagattttatttaatattttgtgtttGAGATCTATTTTGCAAAAACATTCTCCTAGAATCTGTCaaatcctatgaagaataaatgaaatcaAGTTTTGAAATTCTTCAATCGCCATCAAAAGAAGAGCTCTACTGCAGAAACTTGTTCTGACACAAAAGGAAGTGGTTTCCTACTGTAGTGTTCAACGCGCCAACAACAAAGAATGATTTCCCAACATAAAGAAGTGTGTGCATTTAATGCACATATTTAATGTCCCAACGACCACATTCTTCATACGCAAGCTTAAGAGAGAAAATATGTCCGATTTAAAGATAACAAATACTTGATTGAAGGAGGCCTATAAATACCAAAGGCTTTGAAGGCATGAAGAAGGAACaaaaacattcattattcaaatTCTTTGTATCACAAACTCTTTGTGTAAATTCTTGTAAAGTTtagaaaagctctcaaaacacttTGTGCATTTTGAGAGAGAAGACCAAGTGTTGAATTTGTTTATCCATTTGTAAGACAATAGAGTGTTAGCCATTGTGCAATCAAACCAATAAATCTTCTAATTTGTGTTAAAGCCAACAGTGGTGTGGTAGGACAAATAATATTGATTGTAACAAGCTTGGAGTAAAGCTTGAGTTAAAGAGTCATAAGTGATAGTGGCAAATACATGCAACTTGTTGAAGTTAGTAGAACTTGGTGATTTGCCAAGAACTGAACGTAATCTCGATGGTTGAGACAAACTAGTATAAGTTTCATGTgtcttattcttattattttctcttctgCTATTTGAACTAGCctaggatttgaatttgatctttGCGTTtgaaaaactttgtttttttacaaagatTTTAAACTATCGTCTGATTCACTTTGCAAAAGTctaatatttgttttcttaagtCTTACTTCATCAGACGATAACTTTGTTGTTTATGAAAAGGACTTAAATTTAGTGAAAATCATAATTGAAGCCCATTTCTTGTGATATTTTCCTTTAcaatttggtatcagagctcggTCTCTTAAAGGTTGAGCACCTAACAATGTCTAGAGGAAAAGATCATGATGAcatataacaacaacaacaacaacaacaacaacaacaatcagTTCATTGTTGAGGGAGCATCCCTCACGAGGCCACCAGGTTTCATAGGAGAAGACTATCCTTACTGGTAAGACAAAATGAAATGTACATCAAGTCCAACCACTATAGACTCTAGCTAATCATCACAAATGGAAATATACCTATTCCCAGACCTAAAGCAGAATGGACAGATGTAGACCTTCCCATAATGAAGCTAAACACAAAAACTAGTTATACTCAAACATGCGTTCTATCAAGGAATTAGTACAACAAGATATGCAGACTTAAGACAACCAAAGAGATTTGAGACTCACTAAGCATCAACTATGAAGGAACAAAAGATGTTCAACTTAGAAAGCCTGCAACTCTAACACATCAATATGAAAGTTTCTCCATGAAAGAAGGAGAATATGCGGATGACATGTTTGGAAGAGTTCAAGTGCTTCTGAATGGCCTTAAAGCTCTAGGACACACATTCACCAAAGGTCAAATAAATTTGAAGATTCAAGACAGTTTTCCCAAGGTGTGGAAACCAAAAACAAGTCATCCAGGAAGCTAGAAATATGAAAACTCTAGCATAGGATGAATTGTTAGGTATCCTAAGAGTTCATGAAGTTCACCATCAGAACTAAAATCATCTGCCTAAGAGAGACTATGCTACCCTCAAAACTGGACAAGTCAACTCCagacaagaagaaaagaaacacTCTTCTAAAGCTCTAAAAATACATATGGCTGAGTCGGATAGCTCAAATAATAGTTTTGAGGGATCCATAAATGATGAAGTGGCTCTCTTGtccaaaaatttcaaacaaattaaataatgagCAAAAAGGAAACAACAGTAGTCCATGTGGCCCTCGTTGGCGGCCAATGTATGACGTTTGGAGAGAGAGGTTTAGAGAAGGAGGcatatatgaaaaaagaaaaatacatgaGATAATGAAAAGTcagaaaataagaataatattgtatttttacttttgttagacacaaaataaaaagttgtacGAAATTtgataagttacaaattttttgatattttttcagtccatcattatttattttatatcattccttagtcattttttaaatcaaacgtTAAACACAAGGAATGCACGTCGGAAGTGAGTCTTGGTGAACCAAAAATACCATTAAGTCACGTACTTGATTTTACTAAAACTTCCCCacgttaaaattaaaatttcccaACAAAAAGTAAGTTAGTTCGGGTTGGGCTGGCCCGTCTTGAATTAACAGTAGCTTCTCGAATCTCATTTTCACACTAATCATCACGCGTCACTAGCAATCGCTAGTCGGAAAACCGCAAGGTCGCTCCGCTCGCGTCGTTGCACTCGTATGTACATTTACTCACTCCGATCACACTCCACTCCGCATAAcgcaattttcaattttcacaacCACCATTTAACACTTCACAAACTTCACCTTGATCTAACTCCTCACTCATTATTATTCgcgttttcaattttcaattctcTTTCTTCCTCTGCCAGAACATGAAGCTGCTCATTGCTCTGCTTCTGGTGTTGTGCGCGCCGTTTTCATCTTCTTCCAAACCCAAAGACCCGTTCCTCGGAATCTCCCCCGAAGGTACCTCTCCCCTTAGCTCCAcgcaacatttattattatcgtttttaattttgtttatatctTTACAGTTTTGTGATTGTTTATATTTCAATTGAAGAAATGCGCGTTGCTATTTCTCGCAGATGACAAGTATTACAAGGCTTCCGATGTAATAAGGTGTAAAGATGGATCCGGAAAATTCACCAAGGCGCAGCTCAACGACGATTTCTGTGATTGCGCTGATGGCACCGATGAACctggtttttattttaattattaattaattaagaatatcttgtttattttatttgtttcataTTGGATCATTTGCTGTTCCTGAAattctttgtgtgtgtgtgtgtttgttggGGGCAGGCACATCGGCATGTCCGGGTGGAAAATTTTATTGTCGGAATGCAGGACATTCTCCTGTTTACTTGTTTTCATCTAGAGTGAACGATGGAATTTGTGGTGAGCGCGACatgtttatctttttaatttttatgattgcaTTGTGTAATTCCTATGGTATGGTTAGAATTAGTGGTTAAGCTGAAaagttgaaacaacaaaaaaaagggggaaattgaaagaagaagaatatcCTAACTGGATAGATATACATGGACAAGGTCCTATTAGTACAGATTTAGAAGGATCTGTTGACTATGATTATGCATTTATTTGTTACTTTTCAGTGTTCCATTTGATATATAAGCTAAACATTTTGGATCTGGTGGACATGTTTTGAACTTACAGGAATGCTTTTGTTTTATCTTGTTACTCTCACTGGTATTATTCGTGGAGTTTATGATATAGATATGTGGCATAGTGATTGGAGAAGCTGGTGGAATAATGCTGGCACTTGATCTAGATGGAAATTTTTTTGGACATTGCCATTACAGTTATTCCTTCTATATTTTATAAGTTCAATATGGATTCTAAGTTCTGTTACCATGTAACAAAATTGATGAGTATGGAGAGTGCACTTTATGTTTTGATCCTTTTCACTAACATTGTGCATTTGCACATCATTTCTGAAAGtgatttcctttcttttaaataatgGCATTCAAATTGTCTGTGTTATAAAGTTAAAGTGCTGTTATCCAATAAATTACTTGTCTGTAGTTTGGATTATTGGTAGACTTGTGAGTTTTGTTAGCTCTGAAgtaatttgttttgctttcctGCCATAATTTGTAGATTGCTGTGATGGAACTGATGAATATGATGGTCAAGTAAAGTGTCCAAATACCTGCTGGGAGGCTGGTAAAGTTGCTCGAGATAGACTGGAAAAAAAGATTGCCACTTATCAAGAGGGCGTCAAATTGCGAAAGCTAGAAATGGAACAAGCTAAAGTAGCTATGGAGAAGGATGAGGCAGAACTTTCAAAACtgaaaaaggaagaaagtaTACTTAAAGGGATTGTGAAACAGCTAAAGGGTATCACTTTTTGGTTGTCCTGTTCTTGTGAATGTTTTACTTAATATACATAAACTACATGGAACTTTGGTTTAAGGATTTTGATCATAAAAATGGTCATCCACACAAAGACAAAATGGAAAGGCAATGTGTCAAATCTACTTTTGACTAATTTAAACATGCTACTAATAGGTTTATTTTTCATTGGTAAGAGGATCTAGTGAATGCATGGAGAAATCTGGTTAGGGATGCAGGAATGCATTTAGTGTTATGTTCAGTTTGAAGTGTTAGATGCCTTCATTGGTTTTGCAAAAAGCCtttttaatgtataaattaGGGATTAGGGATGCAGGAATGTGTTTAGTGTTACGTTCAGTTTGAAGTGTTAGATGCCTATACCGGTTTAGCTAAAAaccttttgaatatataaattgagTACAAATTGGCAAGTGTGCAAGGTATTCTGAATGGTCTGTTTAATTACACATATGACCACAAGCAACTTCTTGCAGTTGATGAGTGACATATGATGAAGTCAGATCATCATTATCAGCCTATTTAGCATGTGGAAGTTGaagattcttcttttgacattttTCAAATTGTATAATTGAGGAGGGGACAGCATTTTACATGTTCTGAAAAGCAAACATGATAAAACATGTTTGGCTGTTAAGTTTACAGATTTCATGCTATGTTGTAAAGTATATGGAATTTTGAtcagggagaaaaaggaatatacaatttttttgtaagttttttGCTTGTGTAGTAATTTTCTATCCTAGCAATGGAATATTCTTTGACAAATTCATTTTGCTTCCATTGCAGATCATAAGGAACAAATAGAGAAGGCAGAGGAGAAGGAGCGTttacagaaagaaaaagaagagaagcagAAAAAGGAGTCTGAGGAGAAAGCTAATGAAGCAAAAGATAAAGCTGATGAAGATACAGGGCATAGAAATGAAGCTGAAAAGCATTCAGATGTTGAAGACAATTCTGTAGAAAATAACCatgataaaatagaaaatctAGAGGGTTCTCCTGCCGATCAGGTTTGATTGCAGTTGCCATTAAGGTTGCAGAACTTGACTGTACAATCATAATGCGCCATACTGAAGAATTTTAGTTTAACTTTTGAATGCATGAATCTGGTAAATGGTCAATGTGAGGTGACAATATATGTGTGTGAGAGAGGTTTTCCTGATCTTTCATTAACCCTGTATCATCCTTAGGTTAATTAATGCTAGGATAAAAAGAGTACTACCTTGTCATGTTTCTTGATGCAGTGAAATGCTCTACCAAATAACATGtgaataatgaatatttttttgcaagaaaaattatttttttttgctattaatATGTTTACCTGTACTTGCAAGCACTGGTAGAAAAACAACTAATAATGACTATTTTCCATCCCACTGTGAAGCAGATTGCTTTGTCTTTCCTACACATTATTCCTTCACTTGTGTGTGTACACGACTTCATGTGGTAGTAGTCTAATTCTTCTATTTTAACATTCCATGCTTTCTTACAGGATGAAGCAGGGGACAAATTAGAAGATGTACTTGATAACGATGATGAAGCCAGTGATAGTCCTGGGAGTGAAGGATCTTTGCATAATAAAGTGGAAGaggtgaattttttatttttatttttttgcatttatcttCTTTTCTGAATTTTTGTTAGTTGAAATGGCATTTTCTGCCAAACACATAAGATTTAAGACTTGCTTAACATTTTAGTTTGGTTTTTCACGCAATGTAGAATGCAaaagaagctgaggaagaacCTATTGTGAAATCTGAAACTGATATAAAGGTCGGAAACAAAGAGTCTTCTGCTGAAATCATCAATAAGGTATCTCTCTAGCCCATACTCAATCTCTCATGGTATGATTGGAGTTTACTCTTATTTTACATTCATGTCATAgttaaatacttcaattgatgTATACTGCTTGTTAAATTcattatgaataataaaaaatagcataTACTACTAACAAGGCTTATAAAAGCACAAATTCATGAtcaataactaaaaacataaatcTAGGAGCATTATTATAACATTAAAAAGCACATCAAAAGTCAAACCATATATATAGTGTGGAAAGAGAAACATGTGTAGTTGTAGACAGTGACCAGAACCCAAAGTAAAATAATGTGGAAAGAGAAACACACAAAGAATGATGGGGGAGAGGCAAAGAAGAGAACAAGAAAAGGCAAAAGAGATGAACATGAAGAATGGACCCACCCTGGGTCTGATTGGagggaatttctctcttttcctcTATTTGTTTGGAAAAGAAAACTAGTTTTTAGGGTTTCCAGAATTGGGTCAGGCATGACCTGACCCAGCTAGATGTGTGACTCATTGCAATAGAATCGTGTGATTCAGCCTCAAAACCACATTTCTTGCAATTCAAGCACCAAAACATGTCAGCTTTCAATTTGCATTGCCAGCTGCTTGAATCGTATCGTGAATCGTGTGATACTAATAACAATGCACTCAACTACTTGCAAAAAGGGTCACTTGCAGCTTGCAGCACTTAAAGAATGTCAATAAAGAAGCCGCAACTCTTATAGATGCAAAAGAAGTTGCAGGTACCAAGCTTTCACTTATAGCACCAAGGTTTAGGGCAGCCATTGTTCCAAGACAACTCCCAGGCTCAAGTCTCACATCACAGCAACACAATAGTGGTCACAGGTCTATTAGGTAATGGCTTGGGGCTGGGTTTTCATCCCTGTTCCCCATTCTACCAACTGGGAAATTGGGACCAAGCATCTATAGAAGGATCTCATGATCTCACTCAATCCTGccaattttatttcaaacatgGGAATATAATGCTTCAGCTTCCGAAACACCTTGACATTGATtgttatccttctttttctttcttcctcaacAATCCAGTTAATTGGAGGTGGAAAACCATAATGCCTTTTTGAATCTACTTACTACTACCTTCATTGAGATCCCTATCAAATGGCACATGAAATCATTTGGCATAGAAGTACATCAACCACTAAAGTCAACAACAATGGGCATGTTTGGGTAAACTTGTCTATAAGCACtaataggagaagaaaataagaagaaaaaatgaaataagttgCTAAAATTAGCTTATTC contains:
- the LOC114419821 gene encoding glucosidase 2 subunit beta-like; this translates as MKLLIALLLVLCAPFSSSSKPKDPFLGISPEDDKYYKASDVIRCKDGSGKFTKAQLNDDFCDCADGTDEPGTSACPGGKFYCRNAGHSPVYLFSSRVNDGICDCCDGTDEYDGQVKCPNTCWEAGKVARDRLEKKIATYQEGVKLRKLEMEQAKVAMEKDEAELSKLKKEESILKGIVKQLKDHKEQIEKAEEKERLQKEKEEKQKKESEEKANEAKDKADEDTGHRNEAEKHSDVEDNSVENNHDKIENLEGSPADQDEAGDKLEDVLDNDDEASDSPGSEGSLHNKVEENAKEAEEEPIVKSETDIKVGNKESSAEIINKGNDASENTEGLSREELGRLVASRWTGENTDKSSAEPDTTLDNEDHEDLPKGTNNEEYEGYASETDDDIDSNKYDDDSHKYDDEDEVDEEYREDEHDDLTSSYKSDSDNEPDLSDNPSWLEKIQRTVRNIFQAVNLFQAPVNQSDAARVRKEYDESSAKLSKIQSRISSLKQKLKHDFGPAKEFYSFYDHCFEGKENKYTYKVCPYKQASQEEGYSNTRLGSWDKFEDSYRVMVFSNGDKCWNGPDRSLKVKLRCGLKNEITDVDEPSRCEYVAVLSTPALCQEERLKELQHKLDLLNSEIPSNHDEL